TttctattaaattaaattaaatgcattTAGTTAATACAGCAACACATTGCTGCTGTGACGTTAGCCAGCGAGGCAGGTAGGGGGCGTGCtggtaaaacaggaagtgaaacgcACAGTGTTGGTTCAAAGCTACAGTCATTGGTCCAAAGTAAGAAAACTTGACAGCACACTGAGATTTTCCTCTTTAAAGCGAACTTGGAAAGCGCACGTAATGTGACCATGGACCCTGGAAAGAGGTAAAAACAGCCTAATCCTTGTGCTTTATCCAGTTTCAAGCTGTAGCTGTTCTGAATTCAGCGAGTGACGTGTGGCAGGTTGAATCTTCACCTTTAATGTTGTTATGATCAATGATACGTACAcggttatttttaaagaaacgGTAGTCATAAGGTGTCAAGTTAAAGACTAAAATACTTGTAATCTTGTTACGTGACCTTAGTTGTAACTATAGCTACATCACTCTAAGTCACCAGTGAACTAGCAGTGACTTAGCGTAGGCTAACTTACTAACGTGTATTTGGAGGGCTAATGTGTAactcatattttcttttttctttttttaagtacGTGTCCAAAGGCATTCTCTGATAGCACCATTCACGTGGACGTGAAGGTAAAATAACACCAGTCGGTAGTGGTACTGCTCCTGACAGTGTTGTTAGCCTCTTTGCAGTATTTATGTATCTGTTAAAACAGAATTAAACAGGATCTTCCCCCTGATGAGTAAATGATCTGTTTGTACAGATCAtctgtcatttaaaaataaatccatgTTAGCCGTAGTTGTGCTTATTAACGTGTCTGTCCAGCAGTTTTGTTCCATTACTTGTATGGTCAGTTTCCAGTGCAGCCTCAAAGTCAGACAGTAAAACCTTGTGTGTCATGCAAACAGTTTTTCTCAGCCTATCCTTTGTGCACCCTTAAAAATGCAGACATTGACATACTGTACATCAGAATCACAGTCTGTATTGCCATTATAGCAATTATCTCAGTGCAAAAGGAGAATAAAAattagaatatatatatatatgtcccTTGTGTTGTCTTTGGGTCATTTTTGTCCCTGAGGACCACAGGTGTATGGAAATCGGGAGGACATTATGAGGGAGATAAATGTTTAATCTCAGCAAACTGAGATTAAACATTTATCTCCATAAAACAAACAGTCCAAAGACCACTGGATGACATCACAGTGCCTtcatccatcttttacatactAAACAAATTGTCCTCCCGATTTCCATACACCTGTGGTCCTCAGGGGACAAAAATGACCCAAGGAAAACACAAGGgatatataaaacaaacaacaacaacaacaacaacaacacaattgTTTCCATATTGTGCTTCTCCCAATTTGCTGGTGTTAACTTAAATACCAAGGGTAACTGCAATTGTAAACATGAGATCATCTTGTAACAATGTAAACATTGTTTATGTAAGTTGTATTGAATCTGGATGTCCATAATTTAGTAGTGTTCAGCATGTTGATGGCTGAGGGATAAAAGCTTAACAGACTAAGTTCCTTAGTCTATTAGGTCATATCTTTATGGTTCTGAAACGTCTGCCTGAAGGTAGATGTTCAAACAGTGCATCATCATGGTGAGATGGGTCCTGAAGGATTTTATTAATGTTCCTGAGACAACGGGAGCAAACAAACtgtttatttataaataaatagtcTGAAGCAAACGTTTTGTAACTAGTAAATACACTGAGGGTTTTCGTATTAGTCTCACATTTTTAGACCTTTATCTTTTCTTAACTCCCCTTTGCTGAATTATACAAACCTGCTTCATAATGAGGGGCTACTGTTACCAAGGTTTCTTTGTCAAAACAGGATTATTATGGCAAGAGGCTGAAGCAAACCTCAGACCTAAAGACCAATGCCTGCGTGGCTCCAGTGCAGCCCACCCCTGACTTCATTCGCCAGGCACTAAAGAAAGTACACCCTGAAATCACTGCTAGGTTAGTGGGTTGCTGACCTCTCTGTTCTTCTAGTCACACTTCAAAATCAGTGAACCTGATATGTTTTTGTCTTCCACAGGTACTATGGCTGTGGTTTGGTTGTGCCAGAATGCTTAGAGGGCTGCAGGATACTAGACTTGGGCAGTGGAAGTGGGAGGGACTGCTATATGTTGAGTCAGCTTGTGGGTGAGAAGGGCCATGTCACTGGTATTGACATGACTGACGGCCAGGTATTGAACATTTGTATCGCTGTACTGGCCTTATGATTAATCAGTGGATCCCAGTTGATGGCTAAATGATATTgaatgtaactccaaaactttATTGAAGGCTGGTAAAATCTTATAAGTGAAAACTTTTCATCTTCTTAATTTGTAAAGACAAAACTCTGTTTTATATGCATGCATGGCTTAAATACAACCAAAGATTTTTGGACCTAGTGAGTGATAGTGATAAATTCTGataaatgcctttttttttaaattccagcTTGAGTTGGCCAGGACCTATGTGGACCATCACATGAAAGAGTTTGGTTACAAGAAGCCAAATATAAATTTTGTCCAAGGCTACATCGAAGCCTTGACCGAGGCAGGTCTGGAAAATGACTCGTTCGATGTTATCATGTAAGGTGTCTTACTAATCCTTATTTGTGTGCAGTTCTAACTTAATATAATCATAGAATAACAGTTTCGAACATCATCTCCTTTTGCTTAGCTCCAACTGTGTAGTGAATCTTTCTCCAGACAAGAGGATGGTACTGACTGAAGCTTACAAAGTACTTAAGGTACACTGCttctcatttttttaatattgttaTTAAATCTTCAATCATAAAGCTATGAGAGCAAAgaaaatatttacacatttacatacactttCTCATTTTTCCTCATTAGGATGGTGGTGAGCTGTACTTCAGTGACATTTACAGCAATGGAAGACTAACAGAGGaaattaaaaatcacaaagtgttATGGGGTGCGTCTAATTAATATTCTACTGCCATAAATTGACAAGCACCCACCAGAATATCACAGTCGGTTTTATCTTTGCAGGTGAGTGCCTTGCTGGAGCACTCTGGTGGAAGGATCTCCTGCAATTGGCTGAAAAAGTGGGCTTCAGCCCCCCACGGCTGGTTACGGCCAGTGTCATCACTGTTGACAACAAGGAACTGCAGGACATTCTTggtttgacagcttttttactTGCTTGACTTTTGCATTATTTGCTTGATACAGAATTACACTCAacagccactttgttaggtacatctgttcagctgctttttaatgcaaatatctagtCAGCAAATCACATGAACACAGCTCGGTGCACATAGGCATGTCGACATGGTcatgatgacctgctgaagttcaaaccaagtATCAGAATGGGGGGAAAAAGGTCATTTAGGTAACTTTGAATGTGGCGTGGTTGTTAGTGCCAGATAAGCTGGTATGATTATTTCAGAaattgctgatctactgggattttcccaaacAGCCATCTTTGGAGTTTACAGAGCTCCGGAAATGAGTAAATATCCAGTGACATTCATGTCAGTTGTACACACAGGCACAATCGACATGAATGATGCTATCAGAGAATCCTTTTGCACAACTACTTAAAGAAGAACATTTTATAGATTAACCCTACAAATAAACAGTACTAAGTTAGCCTGCACTATAATGTCACTGCTGGTTTTCTCCTAACCTATATTTATGTAGCTATAGTTACAACTAATGTAACATTACATGATTCCAAGTTATTTTAGATTTTGAGAGCTGCTAACCTTCGTGTATGAcctgaaatttatttatttattttttaatttcaatCTGGTGTGTTTAATACAGGCAACTTCAAGTTTGTTTCTGCCACATACCGCTTGTTTAAGGTCCCCAAAGGGAACACCAAGAACTGCAAAGTCATATATAATGGGGGCATGACAGGGGCAGAGGATAGTTTCCAGTTTGACTGTCAGTACACCTTCAAGGTCTGTATATTCTGAATTAGAAGAACGTAATGCTTTCTGCTCACTTAAACTATGCAAATGATTTCAGATTTGGATGTATTTTGTAGGCCAATGAAGTTGTGGAGGTGGATGGAGAGGTGGCCAACATACTGACACATTCCAGATTTGCAGAGGACTTCACTTTTCAGCCACTGGGGGGCCCCACTGGGCCCTGTGGAGTCAAACCTAAGGTCAGTGTTGTGTTTAAATTCTTGGATGTCTCTTTTACACATTAGGGGTCAGTGTGTTTCTGGTATCAATTTGTGTGACACGCCCAGAGGGCAGAGCGCCTCTGTCAAACTGcgctcacaaacacacatgcatgtgcTTCTGCATGCTGTACATTCTTGGACGTTCACGTACCCCTcaaacatacatacacacatgcacaagcgCAAGGTCAAGCAGCTGTCTTGGACTCATAACCAGACTGTGGAGTCATGCTGGGGAACCTTGAACAAGAAGGAATGTTCTACACTCAGCTAATAGAATACCATTTTATCAGGGCTTACAATCATTTTATGCACATACACCTCTAACAGCACcgctttacattttttttaaaatgagtacTCTAACTTGTTAACCACTCATTAAAGATTTTTTCTCTTCTGATATTGGAAATAGAAGTAAATTAAAATGGTAAAGGCTTATCAAAATCCACCTCATTATTAACATTTTGAACTGCCCCCTGAATTGAAGTCTTGTCTGAAAGAGTTTTCTCTAATCACTACAGCAGTGTGCtgataatagtaataaaaaagcCTTTGGTCTTATTCATGGAAAGAACAGCTGCTTTGAAATTGTGACTTAATGAACAACCAGCAACTGATAAAAGAAGCACAGGGCCATAAAAAGACTTCATCTAGAAGAGCCAGTGTTCTGTTGTAATATACCATAATAGTACCTGGATTTACTTCTTCAATTTTTTGACCTTGCTTACAGTGATTTGGGATGAAACACAAATATTACATGATACATACATGTAACTGGGTGCTTGTTCTTTTAATGCTTCTGCTTGGCTCAATTATTCATACAGGCTGGCATTGAGGACCCTTTTGAGCTGGCCCTGATGTTGGGTGTGCAAGGCCCTGCATCAGCCACTGGGGGATGCTGCAGCACACAGTCTGCTGGCTGCTGCAAGTGATGGTGGGAAGAgcacaaagaaacaggctcagcTTCCTGCCT
This sequence is a window from Oreochromis niloticus isolate F11D_XX linkage group LG6, O_niloticus_UMD_NMBU, whole genome shotgun sequence. Protein-coding genes within it:
- the as3mt gene encoding arsenite methyltransferase is translated as MDPGKSTCPKAFSDSTIHVDVKDYYGKRLKQTSDLKTNACVAPVQPTPDFIRQALKKVHPEITARYYGCGLVVPECLEGCRILDLGSGSGRDCYMLSQLVGEKGHVTGIDMTDGQLELARTYVDHHMKEFGYKKPNINFVQGYIEALTEAGLENDSFDVIISNCVVNLSPDKRMVLTEAYKVLKDGGELYFSDIYSNGRLTEEIKNHKVLWGECLAGALWWKDLLQLAEKVGFSPPRLVTASVITVDNKELQDILGNFKFVSATYRLFKVPKGNTKNCKVIYNGGMTGAEDSFQFDCQYTFKANEVVEVDGEVANILTHSRFAEDFTFQPLGGPTGPCGVKPKAGIEDPFELALMLGVQGPASATGGCCSTQSAGCCK